The Coccidioides posadasii str. Silveira chromosome 3, complete sequence genome contains a region encoding:
- a CDS encoding uncharacterized protein (EggNog:ENOG410PKX0~COG:S~TransMembrane:2 (i50-68o80-101i)) has product MSESTPHFDTLEHLPQLVTYPAISEDDKISALRLIADSVAQQRQIAAKSLISHPLCITALVLLISLAGKYQSHGKSLGDLAFVGTTGAGCIMILLVLVQWVTSAYLEEASRVGTWKWLKSEAKDPSTPVSPLTDDVFLVTKYGDEIIGTILLRIPSSPKSKAETQGEQPVLVRAWTVGRRYRQKGIGTGLLEEAFSYLQARSLHDLDVRFDRSHANSFRVLPGMFNRPFDKRENWARRKLEGVRKIQNVMVKK; this is encoded by the coding sequence ATGTCCGAATCCACACCTCACTTTGATACCCTTGAGCATCTTCCCCAGCTTGTCACATATCCCGCCATCTCAGAGGATGACAAGATCTCTGCCCTTCGCCTCATCGCCGATAGTGTGGCCCAGCAACGCCAAATTGCTGCAAAATCCCTGATATCACATCCACTCTGCATCACTGCACTAGTCCTTCTTATATCCCTGGCCGGAAAATATCAGTCCCATGGAAAATCACTGGGCGACCTGGCGTTTGTAGGCACTACCGGCGCAGGATGCATAATGATCTTGCTCGTGCTTGTGCAATGGGTGACCAGCGCGTACCTCGAAGAGGCGTCACGCGTTGGAACCTGGAAATGGCTGAAAAGCGAGGCCAAGGACCCTTCTACCCCAGTCAGCCCACTCACAGATGATGTCTTCCTCGTTACTAAATACGGCGATGAAATTATTGGCACGATTCTTCTACGAATACCATCCTCGCCGAAGTCGAAGGCAGAGACACAGGGGGAACAGCCAGTATTGGTGCGCGCATGGACCGTAGGACGCCGCTATCGCCAGAAGGGCATTGGAACCGGGCTGTTGGAGGAGGCGTTTTCCTACCTACAAGCCAGAAGCCTGCATGATCTAGATGTCAGATTCGATAGATCCCACGCAAATTCGTTCCGAGTACTACCAGGAATGTTTAATCGGCCCTTCGACAAGAGAGAAAATTGGGCAAGACGGAAGTTGGAGGGTGTCAGAAAAATACAAAACGTCATGGTGAAGAAGTAA